The sequence below is a genomic window from Nostoc flagelliforme CCNUN1.
ACAATCGCCTGGGTTCTGTTATCGAGCGCACTGGTAGCCTCATCAAATAACAAAATCCGGGGTTTTAATGCCAGAGCGCGGGCAATCAATAACCGTTGTCTTTGCCCACCAGAAAGATTACTGCCTCCTTCACTCACAACAGTATGCATTTGCATTGGCATAGCAGTGATATCGTCAGCAAACCCCGACATCCGCGCCGCCTCCCAAGCTTCATCTAAAGTAATCTGAGCGCCGCCTGCAATATTCTCAAAAATTGAAGCTGAATTTAGCTGACCATTTTGTAAAACAACGCCCAACTGTCGGCGTACCGCATCCACATCTAACCCAGACAAATCTTGACCATCGTAGTAAACACTACCTGCTTGGGGAGTCTCAAAACCCAGTAGTAATCGCAGTAAGGTCGATTTACCACTGCCAGAAGCACCTACCAGAGCAATAAACTCACCAGGTTGTGCAGATATGCACACATCATCCAGCGTTAGGGGGCCATCACTGCGGTAACGGAAAGTCAGATGATCCACAGTAATTTTCCCCAAGAGTCTACCAGGGTCAGCCTTAGTGAGATCCACTTCTGGTATAGTTAAAATAATTGGCTGAGTGCGTTTCCATTCAGGGATGACCTGCAAAAGTTCAGTAACTGTATTGCTCAGACCTGTCGTGCCTTTAATAAAGTTGCCAAAGGCTGTATTAAAAGCTAGGAAAGTGCCAAGAGAGAATGTTATTCCTCCTGATGTTTCGGGTTTTTCTAGCAGGCTCATAGTAAACCAAAACAGAACTCCATTCGTGACTGTAGGCATGACTGTATTGAAAAGTGCCACAGCATCTTCGACTTGTTGTTTACCGAGTTCGAGCTTAATTTGGCGACTATAATTTTTACTCCAAGAAGCAAAAGCACGCTCCTGGGCACCTGCAACATGGAGTTTAGAAATGCCATTAATTAGCTGTACAGTCTGCCCAAAAATATTTCCCTGCAATTCTAGCAAAGGACGCACATAACGCAGGAGGAGGATACTAGAGATTGTGGTGAAGGTGAATGCAACTATAGCCACAACCACGCCAACTAAGGCTAATTGGAAGTTATAGTAAAATAATTGCCCGAGGTAAAACAATGCAAAGAAACTGGTAATCAGATTAATTAAAGTTCTACCACTAAGTTGACGGCGGATGGTACTAATTGAGGAAACGCGCGATTGAAGATCCCCTGTAGTGTACTGGCGGAAAAAAGATACTGATAGATTTAGCAGTCTATCCCACACAGCTGCCTGAGTCGAGGCGTCGCCAGTAGTTTCTATCCGCAGCAGAGCAAACCCCTGAGCCAGTTGAAAAACTGCTGTCGCCAAAGCCGCAACCATCAGTCCCAAGCCAACTTGCAACAATAACCCTTTGTCGCTATCTGGAATCGCGTTATCCATTAAAATGGCAGTCGCTTGGGGTGTGAGCATACCCAAAAAGGTGACGACAATAGCAGTAAATAAAATGACTTGCAGTTCCTTAACACGTCCCTTAAGGGCGAACCGGAGGAGATCCAAAGCTGAGAGCGCTTGATCAGGTAAAGATCGGTAAAATACATAAGCTATGGGCGCTAGTGTTAAAGCTTGACGCTCATCTACAAGAGAGCGGGTTTGCTCCACTGGGTCAAAGAGTTCGTAGCGATCGCTAGAAACTGGTAATAAGGCTACTGGTCGATTTTCTGATTGGGTGTAGGCAACTATTGGCCCACAATCCTTCTCCCACCAGTTGTCCCGCAATAATACGCGTCGCATTCGGATGCGGGAAGCACGCACGATCGCCTCCAGTGGCTCTTTGACTCGCTTAAGGTTTTCGGAACGAGCTGGGGGGCGGATTTTCACTCCTAAAGCCCTACCTACCGCACCAGCAGCAACCAATAAAGGTGTACCTTCATTGAAAACGTCTCCATCCTGGGAATTGAGAGTCGATGCTAGTTCTCCTAAAGCTTCTGCTGTGACTTGACGGTTGAGCCGTTGGCGATCGCGCAACCGCATCACTTCTGCCTCTGTTTGCGATCGCTCCAAAAGTTCAATGGCGTGTAAGAATTGGTTGTGAAGTTGGGATAGTCCTGCCAGAATATTATTTGGGTTGAGGAATTCTCTGGTAGTTTGAGTGGCAAGCTGCACTCCTTCCACTGCTTCTAGCCACATTTTGTCGTTAAGGGGAATGACTCCTGTGGCTGTCAGGATTAGTTCTTCAAACCCTAGCCAGCGAACACTACCTTGCTCAAGCCCTACCCAAGATACTACACCTGATTCTGGTTGAAAAGTCTGACCTTGGGTGAGAGAAAATCGTGCTTGTCCTTCAGCCTTAACCTGAATTGCTGGAGTAGCAACGTGGGAGAGGGCAGTAGCAATATTTTCCATCCAATTTTCTATCCAAGTAATTAAATTCGCATCTCCATTGGCTACTAACTCGTTGAAACATTGCGGATCTAACTTGAGCAGTTCTGTTTCCCCCATTGGAACTGCTAAAAATTGACGACACTGACCATAAGAGTTGATAGTAGTTCCAAACAGAGCTGCCGTCTGGCTAACACTGAACAGATAACGTCGTGTACCTTCAATCACACCATCTTTAACTGTGACGGCAAACAATGCCACAGACCCAGACTGGACTACCCAAACCGTCTGCGGGTCATCTAGCAGTATCGGCTCATTACCTTTTATGCTGTAAACTTGCCCCTGCATTGTCTCTTAGCTCCAATTAAAAATTGCTGTAATTATTGAATTTCTTAAAGCCCTTCTTGGTCAGTGCGAATCAACCGCGAGTACGCACCCTCAACTTGCCACAATTGTTGGTGAGTACCTCGTTGTACCACCTTTCCGCGTTCTAGGACGATGATTTCATCACAGTCTCGAATGGTACTTAAGCGGTGTGCGACAATAATGCAAGTGCATCCCCGTCGCCGCAGATTCTGGTCAATAATTTGTTCCGTCTCCGCATCCAGGGCGCTGGTGGCTTCATCCATAACTAGAATCGCAGGGTTATTAACCAAAGCACGGGCAATTTCCAACCGTTGTCGCTGACCGCCGCTTAAATTTGCAGCCCCTTCTATCAGTTCGGACTCAAATCCCCCAGACATGGAGAAAACCACATCGTCAATCGCTGCATCTTGACAAGCTTGAATGAGGTTTTTGTCTGGTATAGTGGCATCCCAGAGGGTGAGATTGTCCCTGATAGTGCCACCAAACAGCAGGATCTCTTGCTCTACCAGAGCCAGAGAGTTAGTTAGTATTTGCTGGGAAATCTGTTGTCTAGGTATACCATCAAAGAGAATTTCTCCTGTCCAAGGTTCATAAAGTCTGCTGACGAGTTTGGCAATGGTAGACTTGCCAGAACCACTCCCACCTACCAAGGCGACTCTTTGACCGGGTTTAATGGAGAGATTAAAGTTTTCAATCATGGGAGAGTCGAGGCGACTATAGCCAAATGTGATGTTTCGCAACTCCACATACCCCTGTAAACGTGGAGATGCAAATTGAATCACATCATCAGGTTGTTCGTTTCTAGTTTCTACTTGCGGGTCTATAGGGTTGTCTAAAACATCATCTAGGCGAATCAGGTTGCCCTCTAGTTCTTGCAATGTACTACCAAAGCTGACAAGATTGTTTACAGGCATCTGGAAACTCTGCATCAAACCTTGAAAGGCTATAAGCATCCCAATACTTATATGCCCATCCATCACCCGTAAACCCCCTACAACTAACAATAGCATCGAAGAAAGCGCCGACAAAAGCGTGGGTAATACAGAAAATGTTTGGTTAGCCACTCCCAGTTCCTGTTGGGATTGGATAGCTTTAGTGTAATAGCCAGACCAGCGCCCAAAAAAATCTGATTCCAACCCCGACGCTTTCAAGGTTTCTATGGTTTGGAGTGCAGCTATGGATAAGCCAGCAGCTTTACCATATTCTTGTATCAATCGTTGATTAGCATCTACCCGCTGGCGGGAAATCCACTGTAAGGTTAAGACATTTACTGCCGCAAAGCTGACTACAAGCAGAGTCAACACCCAGTCATATTGGAGCATGACCAGAGCATAAAAAATTACCATTACTGCATCAATACCAGTAGTCGCCAATTTCCCCGACAGGACATCAGCTACTTGGTTATTGAGAGTAGTGCGATTACTGATTTCTCCGGCAAATCGTTGGGCGTAAAAACTTACAGGTAAACGTAGAATGTGCCAGAGAAAGCCGCTGCACATACTAACAGCTAGTTTGATTTTCAGACGACGCAGGTAGCGCAACCGCAATAACGTTAACGACCCTTGAAGTACGGTGGCGATCGCCATCCCCAACAGCAGTGGTCGCAGCCAGTCATACCGTTGCTGTACTAAAATGTCGTCTACAAACACCTGGCTAAAGACTGGTACTGCCAACCCAACTAAAGTTAAGAAAAATCCCGCAACTAAACAGTAAACTAAAGCACCAACAGCGCTACCCAGTCGTGACGACAGAGAGTGCATCATGCTAGGTTTACGACCACCTCTGGTAAACTCTGAGCCTGGTTCCAACACCAATACTACTCCGGTATACCCTTGGTCAAATTCTTCTAACGATACATGACGCGGCCCCGAAGCAGGGTCATTAAGATAAACTCGCTGTTGGCGAAACCCCTCTACTACAATGAAATGGTTAAAGTTCCAGAAAACAATATAGGGAGGGCGTAGTTCTTGGAGTTGCTTTAGTTCTTTTTTAAAGCCTTTAGCCTGGAATCCATAATTTCTCGCAGCTTTGAGTATATTTGATGCTTTAGAGCCATCGCGGGAAACTCCACAGTCCCGCCGCAGTTGTGGGAGTGGTACTATCCGACCGTAGTAACTGAGAATAATTCCCATAGCAGCAGCACCACATTCCACTGCCTCCATTTGCAGCAGAGTGGGTGTTTTGACGCGCATACCTCTACTTGTTAACAGTGCTTGCAAGTCCTGCCAAAGATTAATCGGTGTTACTATCGGGTTAGTAGATACCACTTAAAGACCTCAAAATAGGAAATATATAAGTGATGGGAGCGCGTTCTTCCACCTTGACTCGCGCTACAGTAGTAGTCCCAGAAGAAATTTTCAGTTCCGGTCCTGTGGAGGAAGACCACTTGTAACCGGTGGGTGTGCTGGAATTTAGCTCTAGGTTAGAGAATACTTGTATCAGAGCTTCCTGTTTTTCAGATACTAAAGTTTCTACCAGTTCTGAATTGCCTATTTCCGACGCGGCTGCTTCTTTTGTAATTGGAAATTTTGAGAGGCTAGAGATATTGCCAGCAATGCCGCCGTAGCGTTCCCTTTTAACGGTTTGAGGGGTAATTTGGATTGCCATTCCTGGTTGAATTTTTTTGCCATCCGAAACTGGAAAATACGTTACGCTAACTAATTTTTTCTTAGGATTCTCAGCTTCTATGGTTGCTAGGCGAGTTCCTGGACTGACAACTTGTCCAGGCGTGAGCGTGATTTCTAGAATACGTCCGCTGTATTGACTAGCAATTTCGCTGTTATCGCCTAATTGCTGTTGGAGTTTGGCAATCTCTCGCTTGAGTTCTTGAATCTCGTTTTTGCGGGTAGTTACAGTTTGCAAGTCTTGTTGAGCTTGACTGGCTACTTTACTGTTTTGTTCTTGCAACTGGGCTTGGATGTTTTTGATTTCGTTCAGGTTGGAGAGGTATTGTTGTTGTGCATCTGCTTCCTTAACATCTAGTCGTTTCAACTGAGATTGTGCTTCATCAATGCTTGCACGCGCATCATCGTATTGTTGCCGCGCTTCTAAGACCACATCATCAGGAATCGCTCCTTCTGCTAACAGCCTCTGACGGTTTTCTAGCCTCTTTTTATGAGTAGGAAGCAGCCCTTGGAGTGTTTGCAAGCGTCGTTGTAGGTTTAGGCGATCGCGCCCGATTGATACCAGCCCTTTCTCCCTCAACACAGGTGTCAAATCCTGCACAATTTTTAGTCTTTGCTCAAGAGTTTGGCGTTGCTCTTGGATTGCCCTTGTGTCAAGCTGCTGACGCTGCCCTTGTAACAAACTAGCATTGCGATCCTGCTCCTCTAGTTGGACTAATTTACCACTGGCTAGTTGTAATTGCTTACGCAGGTCAACTTGGTCAACCGTTGCTAGTACATCTCCCTTCTTAACGACATCCCCGACTTTAATATTCAGAGCAAGTAACTGCCCTGAACTTTTCGATTGTACTGGTACAACTTGACGTGGAAAAATCAGTACGCCTTTACCCTCAACGGTAATTGGGATGCGTCCAAAAATACTCCAGATGAGGGCGACACCTATTATAGAACCTAAGCCAACTAGAGGTAGCCAGCTTCTGGGACTCACTACGTGCATCAGTTGGTCTAGTCTTTCAGGAGAAGATAGACGCTCTAAAGATTCTTTGCGAAATAGGCTTTGTTTCTCGTGTAACATTATGAGTGCAGTTATAATACCTGGTAAATTTTTTTCAGATATAGTGATGATTGTTTTTCATAATTTGATACATTCTTTTTAGCTGGTGCTAATTGATTCTTAAGCGTTCCAACATCCAATCAAACCTTTTCCCAGCCAGCGCTACATGGTCTAAAACATTAATATCTAGTTCATCCTCATATTTCACATTTTCAGCCAACGACAAGCCTTTGCTATAAACCCGCCTACCATAACCCAACCGCCTCAACATTCCCTGTAATCTTTGGGAAAGTAAAGTAACAATTACTCGATAAAAACGAGATGAAAATCCTGCATCCTGTTGTAACTTCACTGCCATTTGCTGTCGAGAAATCGATAACAGAATTGCATCTGACACCGCCTTTACAGTTGTAGAAGGAAGGCGACCATCAATGAAGGGTGTTTCTCCGATGATTTCGCCTTTCGATAATCTTGCTATTTCTCTACCGGAAATTTCACTACCTTCCATAATAGCAAAAGCACGCGCTAAGGGATTACGCTCATTTTCAGAAATAGATAGGGACATAGTTCCATCTAAAAGAATATACAAAGCATCCACAGTCCCTTTTTCGTGGATAATTACGGTATTAGCAGGAATTTTATGTGGCGTTCCATAAGCCATCATCCAATCAATGTCGCTATCATATAATTCCCCTAAAACAAATAGCACATCCTTTAAAGGCTGATTTTGTGCGATACTGCTACGACCAAATTGATTGATGATACTTTGCAGCCTATCTGCTAACATGATTGCGATCGCTCGATAAAAGCGTGAAGCAAAACCAACGTCTTGCTGCAATTTTGCTGTCAATTCCTCTATAGGAATTGACATTATTAGAGATTTTTCTACAGCCTTAACAGTTGTAGCTATCGGACTACTACCTAAGAAAGGAAGTTCTCCCACTACCTCACCGCTTGTTAATCTCGTAATCTCCCGACTTAAGATTTCATTACCTTCAATGGCAGCAAAAGCGCGAGTTAGAGGATTGTTGTCTGGTTGAAAAATGTTAACTGTTAAGATGCCATCTAGTAGGATATGGAGGAAATCAGCAGCTTTTCCTTCTTGAATGAGTACAGTGCCAGCTGCTATTTCTCTTTGATGACCTGTAGCAATCATCCAATTGATGTCAGTGTTAATTAATTCTTTAAGTAGAACTTCTGTCATAGGTTAGTTATCCTATGTTTTATTAATGGGAATTTGAAGAAAAGCATATAGTCGGCAAGTACACTAGCACGAAATTCCTGCTGGTTGTTCAAGAGCGGCCACCTCTCATGATTACTTTCTTTTGCTCAGCGAAAATCTGTGCAGCAATTTCTTTTACTGTCTGGCTAAAAGGATGGTCAGAGTGACGTAGACAGAAAATATCGCTGCTTCCTAGCTCAACTATCTCTTCAGAAAGAGGTACAATACCAGCTACAGGAGTCTTGTAGAGTGTCTCTATCTCTTGCTGTAAGGCATCGAAATCCAAACTTGGCAACACTTTATTGACCACCAATAACATTTGGGACACTTCCAACTTTCTCGCTACATCCACTGTGACAGATGTACCCTGAAAGTCTTGGCTGTCTGGACGTAAGATGACGACCAAAATATCGGAGATAGCGATAGAAAGTAAGGTTTCTTCATTTAGACCAGGGTGAGTATCAATTAATAGATAATCCAGGTTAAAATGGCGGATAAAATCATCAAAGCCATCGTTGAGTCGACTGACATCATAACCCTCGCGCAAGATTTGGGAAATTTCACTAGCCTTTAAACTGGAGGGAATCAGGTAGAGGCTGTCAGGAGCGACATCTGTCTTATCTTCGGTCTTGAGAGTGTTACTGACATTGTAGACAGCTTCTTTTATGGCACAGCGACCCCACAAATAGTCATTGAGGGAGCGATTTATCTTTTCCTCGTTTAGACCAAAAATAATGTGAATCCCTGGTGACTGAATGTCGGTGTCAATAATACCTACACGTTGTCCGTTACGGGCAATAGTAGCTCCTAAGTTGGCAATCAGATTTGATTTGCCTGTTCCACCACGGAATGAGTGAACGCATACAATTTTTGTCATAGTGCAATACTTACTAATATGAATAGTGTTAGAACTTTTTTGACCAAACAAAGGCACAGGGGAAGAGGCAGGAAAAAGTCAGGAGTCAGCTTTTAATTCCCGATTTCTGAAGTTTTGCGCCTTTTTGGATAATTGCTGGAAGTAATCTGCCTCCATTTCACCAGTTTCTACCTTTCGAGTCTTGAGCTTTTGAGCTTTTTTGTACAGCTGCTGAAAGTAATCTGTCTGAGTAATTTCGGCTACCTGACTAGCTCTTTTAGCTTCGTCAATCTCAATGTGTAGTTGCTTTACTTGCTGTTTGAGCTTATGCTCTCGTGCTTTTATCTCTTGAGTCATCTCTAGAAAAACGCGCACTAGTTGACCAATATCGTCAGTAGCGCTTCCCGCCTTAACCAATTTGTCAGCATCAAAATCGTCCTGCTTCGCTAATGCTTGCGCTGCTTTTGTAAGGGCACGAATCGGTTTAGCAATGCTCCGTGCCAGTAGGAGTGCTACAATTGCAGCGATCGCTCCTACTGCCAGTAAACTCAGGCTACTTTGCCAGATGAGGCGACTAAGAGGAGCAAAAAACTGGGCGCTCGGTTTGTTTACTCCTAACACCCAAGGTTCTTCGTCTAGAGGGGCAAAGCCGACCATCAGGCGCATCTGTTCTACAGTTGAATAATAGCTAGTGTGACCGGGCTGTTTGGCTCTCACCATTACCTGTGCTAGCTCTGAAAGTTCTAAGCTTTTAATCTGATTGAAGCCATATTGCCTATTGCTCTCAATCTGCTTAAGTTTCTCTGGCGGCAAGCGAGCCAAGCTACTGTAGAGGAGAGATTTATTAGGGTGGCTGATAATTACTCCATGCTCGTCAATCAAAAAGGCATTGCTCCCTGTGTTTGCCTGCAACGCATTGACAATTGCCCAGATGTCCTGTCCCTTAATCTTTAAGACTGCCACTCCTACAATTGTACCGTTGTCAGACCGCACAGGATTAGAAAAGTAGATGCCTGGCCGTCCACTAGTGGTACCAACCAAAAAGCTAGAAACGCCAGAGTGCCCCTGAAGTGAGTGTTGAAAGTATTCGCGGAAGGCGTAGTTTTGGCCAATGAATGTAGGATCTGTAGCAGCGACGCAGC
It includes:
- a CDS encoding MinD/ParA family ATP-binding protein — encoded protein: MTKIVCVHSFRGGTGKSNLIANLGATIARNGQRVGIIDTDIQSPGIHIIFGLNEEKINRSLNDYLWGRCAIKEAVYNVSNTLKTEDKTDVAPDSLYLIPSSLKASEISQILREGYDVSRLNDGFDDFIRHFNLDYLLIDTHPGLNEETLLSIAISDILVVILRPDSQDFQGTSVTVDVARKLEVSQMLLVVNKVLPSLDFDALQQEIETLYKTPVAGIVPLSEEIVELGSSDIFCLRHSDHPFSQTVKEIAAQIFAEQKKVIMRGGRS
- a CDS encoding cyclic nucleotide-binding domain-containing protein, translating into MTEVLLKELINTDINWMIATGHQREIAAGTVLIQEGKAADFLHILLDGILTVNIFQPDNNPLTRAFAAIEGNEILSREITRLTSGEVVGELPFLGSSPIATTVKAVEKSLIMSIPIEELTAKLQQDVGFASRFYRAIAIMLADRLQSIINQFGRSSIAQNQPLKDVLFVLGELYDSDIDWMMAYGTPHKIPANTVIIHEKGTVDALYILLDGTMSLSISENERNPLARAFAIMEGSEISGREIARLSKGEIIGETPFIDGRLPSTTVKAVSDAILLSISRQQMAVKLQQDAGFSSRFYRVIVTLLSQRLQGMLRRLGYGRRVYSKGLSLAENVKYEDELDINVLDHVALAGKRFDWMLERLRIN
- a CDS encoding cache domain-containing protein, which encodes MTGKVKLKHFLRLFYPSAWSITAKISAALLSAALIPMSFTVYYNLRQSLKSVEAGEYRKLELLATSNARRLDQLIIDIERVVVQISTDKDVVNFFTPITPQNQTASRSSMQRSLDNVFHSNPDYDVIYVMDRKGRCVAATDPTFIGQNYAFREYFQHSLQGHSGVSSFLVGTTSGRPGIYFSNPVRSDNGTIVGVAVLKIKGQDIWAIVNALQANTGSNAFLIDEHGVIISHPNKSLLYSSLARLPPEKLKQIESNRQYGFNQIKSLELSELAQVMVRAKQPGHTSYYSTVEQMRLMVGFAPLDEEPWVLGVNKPSAQFFAPLSRLIWQSSLSLLAVGAIAAIVALLLARSIAKPIRALTKAAQALAKQDDFDADKLVKAGSATDDIGQLVRVFLEMTQEIKAREHKLKQQVKQLHIEIDEAKRASQVAEITQTDYFQQLYKKAQKLKTRKVETGEMEADYFQQLSKKAQNFRNRELKADS
- a CDS encoding NHLP bacteriocin system secretion protein, coding for MLHEKQSLFRKESLERLSSPERLDQLMHVVSPRSWLPLVGLGSIIGVALIWSIFGRIPITVEGKGVLIFPRQVVPVQSKSSGQLLALNIKVGDVVKKGDVLATVDQVDLRKQLQLASGKLVQLEEQDRNASLLQGQRQQLDTRAIQEQRQTLEQRLKIVQDLTPVLREKGLVSIGRDRLNLQRRLQTLQGLLPTHKKRLENRQRLLAEGAIPDDVVLEARQQYDDARASIDEAQSQLKRLDVKEADAQQQYLSNLNEIKNIQAQLQEQNSKVASQAQQDLQTVTTRKNEIQELKREIAKLQQQLGDNSEIASQYSGRILEITLTPGQVVSPGTRLATIEAENPKKKLVSVTYFPVSDGKKIQPGMAIQITPQTVKRERYGGIAGNISSLSKFPITKEAAASEIGNSELVETLVSEKQEALIQVFSNLELNSSTPTGYKWSSSTGPELKISSGTTTVARVKVEERAPITYIFPILRSLSGIY
- a CDS encoding NHLP bacteriocin export ABC transporter permease/ATPase subunit, translating into MQGQVYSIKGNEPILLDDPQTVWVVQSGSVALFAVTVKDGVIEGTRRYLFSVSQTAALFGTTINSYGQCRQFLAVPMGETELLKLDPQCFNELVANGDANLITWIENWMENIATALSHVATPAIQVKAEGQARFSLTQGQTFQPESGVVSWVGLEQGSVRWLGFEELILTATGVIPLNDKMWLEAVEGVQLATQTTREFLNPNNILAGLSQLHNQFLHAIELLERSQTEAEVMRLRDRQRLNRQVTAEALGELASTLNSQDGDVFNEGTPLLVAAGAVGRALGVKIRPPARSENLKRVKEPLEAIVRASRIRMRRVLLRDNWWEKDCGPIVAYTQSENRPVALLPVSSDRYELFDPVEQTRSLVDERQALTLAPIAYVFYRSLPDQALSALDLLRFALKGRVKELQVILFTAIVVTFLGMLTPQATAILMDNAIPDSDKGLLLQVGLGLMVAALATAVFQLAQGFALLRIETTGDASTQAAVWDRLLNLSVSFFRQYTTGDLQSRVSSISTIRRQLSGRTLINLITSFFALFYLGQLFYYNFQLALVGVVVAIVAFTFTTISSILLLRYVRPLLELQGNIFGQTVQLINGISKLHVAGAQERAFASWSKNYSRQIKLELGKQQVEDAVALFNTVMPTVTNGVLFWFTMSLLEKPETSGGITFSLGTFLAFNTAFGNFIKGTTGLSNTVTELLQVIPEWKRTQPIILTIPEVDLTKADPGRLLGKITVDHLTFRYRSDGPLTLDDVCISAQPGEFIALVGASGSGKSTLLRLLLGFETPQAGSVYYDGQDLSGLDVDAVRRQLGVVLQNGQLNSASIFENIAGGAQITLDEAWEAARMSGFADDITAMPMQMHTVVSEGGSNLSGGQRQRLLIARALALKPRILLFDEATSALDNRTQAIVTESLDNLQVTRIAIAHRLSTIRNAHRIYVLQGGRVVQQGTFEELAVVEGLFAQLMARQMA
- a CDS encoding NHLP family bacteriocin export ABC transporter peptidase/permease/ATPase subunit; translated protein: MVSTNPIVTPINLWQDLQALLTSRGMRVKTPTLLQMEAVECGAAAMGIILSYYGRIVPLPQLRRDCGVSRDGSKASNILKAARNYGFQAKGFKKELKQLQELRPPYIVFWNFNHFIVVEGFRQQRVYLNDPASGPRHVSLEEFDQGYTGVVLVLEPGSEFTRGGRKPSMMHSLSSRLGSAVGALVYCLVAGFFLTLVGLAVPVFSQVFVDDILVQQRYDWLRPLLLGMAIATVLQGSLTLLRLRYLRRLKIKLAVSMCSGFLWHILRLPVSFYAQRFAGEISNRTTLNNQVADVLSGKLATTGIDAVMVIFYALVMLQYDWVLTLLVVSFAAVNVLTLQWISRQRVDANQRLIQEYGKAAGLSIAALQTIETLKASGLESDFFGRWSGYYTKAIQSQQELGVANQTFSVLPTLLSALSSMLLLVVGGLRVMDGHISIGMLIAFQGLMQSFQMPVNNLVSFGSTLQELEGNLIRLDDVLDNPIDPQVETRNEQPDDVIQFASPRLQGYVELRNITFGYSRLDSPMIENFNLSIKPGQRVALVGGSGSGKSTIAKLVSRLYEPWTGEILFDGIPRQQISQQILTNSLALVEQEILLFGGTIRDNLTLWDATIPDKNLIQACQDAAIDDVVFSMSGGFESELIEGAANLSGGQRQRLEIARALVNNPAILVMDEATSALDAETEQIIDQNLRRRGCTCIIVAHRLSTIRDCDEIIVLERGKVVQRGTHQQLWQVEGAYSRLIRTDQEGL